One window of the Natrinema sp. CBA1119 genome contains the following:
- a CDS encoding alkaline phosphatase D family protein, with protein MADTHSNERDDSATNNRRGFLQTVGLAATTTGLVGTTAADAGADQAADRSDDGGEGHLIELTHGVAAGDVTATTATIWARAEGDATIHVAYSHDRAFDSVGYDRTTIDGETDYTGHVRLEGLESGTEYRYHVWATTTETSYRPLRDRDDGAGARGRGRGRSGEDGSKRSGRNGRGPREKPEDNGRGGEETADGAIPDAVESGTFVTAPAPDDEASVSFAWSGDTWGYGDDPIEPPFPGLRSIAEREPDFFLYHGDTIYADAQTPAGKITEDTPIDESLEIYRDKYKEMRDPPAEIAERTNLRELLESTSVYTVWDDHEVINNFAGPIEPLMPDGRRAFREYWPLDRDDDAEPGESNRFYESFRWGKHVELFVIDTRQYRDPNVDLDSKTLLGREQLEWLKGALADSDATWKLLASPAPLGYPSDSWATPADRTGYEAELLEVIEHIQTEPVSNLVVVAGDVHKSVVGAFDPDDDGEFEFVEAIAGPLGAPAGKPDDLYPALNPTEFFAKGEYANFGTVDVDESGETLTIGIYDEHGTEQFTKTIHTDDIDAGADPASADRIESTFDGDADGWLISQNGGSNHPVYRESGGNPGGHVSDEENQGGVAWYYQAPFKFLGDREAFYGGTLSFDLRQGQTDRQFDAEPVEGGDILLASGDVKLVYEFRGADSNPGKEWTTFDAPISADATWIDLTSQEPIATEERFREVLTALETLRIRGEYRSGDDTSYLDNVVLSR; from the coding sequence ATGGCAGACACGCACTCCAACGAACGAGACGATTCGGCGACGAACAATCGACGAGGATTTCTCCAGACGGTCGGACTGGCCGCGACGACGACCGGCCTCGTCGGAACCACAGCGGCGGACGCAGGGGCGGACCAGGCGGCTGACCGGAGCGATGACGGCGGCGAAGGCCACCTCATCGAACTCACACACGGCGTCGCCGCGGGCGACGTTACCGCGACGACGGCGACGATCTGGGCGCGTGCGGAAGGCGACGCGACGATACACGTCGCGTACAGTCACGACCGAGCATTCGACAGCGTCGGCTACGATCGGACGACGATCGACGGCGAGACCGACTACACCGGCCACGTCCGACTCGAGGGCCTCGAGTCCGGCACCGAGTATCGCTACCACGTCTGGGCCACGACGACGGAGACGTCGTATCGACCGCTGCGCGACCGAGACGACGGTGCGGGTGCTCGAGGGCGAGGGCGGGGCCGAAGCGGGGAGGACGGCTCGAAGCGATCCGGTCGAAACGGACGCGGACCCCGGGAGAAACCGGAAGACAACGGCCGAGGCGGCGAGGAGACGGCCGACGGCGCGATTCCCGATGCGGTCGAAAGCGGGACGTTCGTGACGGCACCGGCCCCCGACGATGAGGCGAGCGTCAGCTTCGCCTGGAGCGGCGACACGTGGGGCTACGGAGACGACCCGATCGAGCCGCCGTTTCCCGGACTGCGGTCGATCGCCGAGCGAGAGCCGGACTTCTTCCTCTATCACGGCGACACGATCTACGCCGACGCGCAGACGCCGGCCGGGAAGATCACCGAGGACACCCCGATCGACGAGTCGCTCGAGATCTACCGGGACAAGTACAAGGAGATGCGCGATCCGCCAGCAGAGATCGCGGAGCGGACGAATCTGCGGGAGCTACTCGAGTCCACGTCGGTGTACACCGTCTGGGACGATCACGAGGTCATCAACAACTTCGCGGGGCCGATCGAGCCGCTGATGCCCGACGGACGGCGGGCCTTCCGCGAGTACTGGCCGCTCGACCGTGACGACGACGCCGAACCCGGCGAGTCGAACCGGTTCTACGAGTCCTTCCGGTGGGGGAAACACGTCGAACTGTTCGTCATCGACACCCGCCAGTACCGCGATCCGAACGTCGACCTCGACTCGAAGACCCTGCTGGGTCGCGAGCAACTCGAGTGGCTGAAGGGAGCCCTCGCCGATTCCGACGCGACGTGGAAGCTCCTCGCCTCGCCGGCTCCGCTGGGGTATCCGTCGGACTCGTGGGCGACGCCGGCCGATCGAACCGGCTACGAAGCGGAACTACTCGAGGTTATCGAGCACATTCAGACCGAGCCGGTATCGAACCTGGTCGTCGTCGCGGGCGACGTACACAAGTCGGTCGTGGGCGCGTTCGATCCGGATGACGACGGCGAGTTCGAGTTCGTCGAGGCTATTGCGGGGCCGCTGGGTGCGCCGGCCGGCAAACCGGACGACCTCTATCCGGCACTCAATCCGACGGAGTTCTTCGCCAAGGGAGAGTACGCCAACTTCGGTACCGTCGACGTCGACGAGTCGGGTGAAACCCTGACGATCGGGATCTACGACGAACACGGGACCGAGCAGTTCACAAAGACGATTCACACGGACGATATCGACGCCGGGGCCGATCCCGCGTCGGCGGACCGCATCGAGAGCACGTTCGACGGAGACGCCGATGGCTGGCTCATCTCCCAAAACGGCGGAAGCAATCACCCGGTCTACCGCGAGAGTGGCGGGAATCCCGGCGGTCACGTCAGCGACGAGGAAAATCAGGGCGGTGTCGCCTGGTACTATCAGGCTCCATTTAAGTTCCTCGGCGATCGCGAGGCGTTCTACGGCGGGACCCTCTCCTTCGACCTCCGACAGGGCCAGACCGACCGACAGTTCGACGCCGAACCGGTCGAAGGCGGGGACATCCTGCTCGCCAGCGGCGACGTGAAACTCGTCTACGAGTTCCGCGGGGCTGATAGCAATCCGGGGAAGGAGTGGACGACGTTCGACGCACCGATTTCGGCCGATGCCACCTGGATCGATCTGACGAGTCAGGAGCCGATCGCGACCGAGGAGCGCTTCCGCGAGGTCCTCACGGCTCTCGAGACCCTCCGGATCCGCGGCGAGTACCGATCGGGCGACGACACGAGCTATCTCGACAACGTCGTCCTCTCGAGATAG
- a CDS encoding BsuPI-related putative proteinase inhibitor — MSLEGTLETAGGDAGDAVLFVFTVTNAGDEAVELEFTDACTAEFVLAVDGEEVWRFTDGRVFAQVLSSDILAPGESVSYEAEWSDPQPGAYTAIAELRATDESCETRTDVSVPS, encoded by the coding sequence ATGAGCCTCGAGGGAACGCTCGAGACGGCCGGTGGCGACGCGGGTGACGCCGTGTTGTTCGTGTTTACCGTCACCAACGCGGGCGACGAGGCGGTCGAACTCGAGTTTACGGACGCGTGTACGGCGGAGTTCGTGCTCGCCGTGGACGGGGAGGAAGTCTGGCGATTCACCGACGGGCGGGTGTTCGCGCAGGTGCTTAGCTCGGACATCCTCGCCCCCGGCGAGTCGGTGAGCTACGAGGCGGAGTGGTCCGACCCTCAGCCGGGAGCGTACACTGCGATCGCGGAACTGCGAGCGACCGATGAGAGCTGCGAGACGCGAACCGATGTGTCGGTGCCGTCGTGA
- a CDS encoding CbiX/SirB N-terminal domain-containing protein, whose product MQALVIAAHGSHLNPDASDPTYAHADTIRETGAFDEVREAFWKEEPHFREVIRTLESDEVFVVPLFISEGYFTEQVIPRELRLEEWDPDRWESDGTSASQATLEAEDVGKTIHYCGPVGTHDAMTDVIVQRAETATENPDVGEGFGLSVVGHGTDRNENSAKAIKYHSDRIAERDRFDEVKALFMDEEPEVDDVTDYFESDDIVVVPLFIADGYHTQEDIPEDMGLTEDYRLGWDVPADVDGHRIWYTGAVGTEDLLADVLLERAADAGADIGDAREAVRELAASVAGTGADSGPERGSGRGGLDA is encoded by the coding sequence ATGCAAGCGCTGGTCATCGCGGCACACGGATCGCATCTGAATCCGGACGCCTCGGATCCGACCTACGCCCACGCGGACACGATCCGCGAGACGGGCGCGTTCGATGAGGTCCGGGAGGCGTTCTGGAAGGAAGAACCCCACTTCCGCGAGGTGATCCGCACCCTCGAGTCCGACGAGGTGTTCGTCGTCCCGCTCTTCATCAGCGAGGGCTACTTCACTGAGCAAGTCATTCCGCGGGAACTGCGCCTCGAGGAGTGGGACCCCGACAGGTGGGAGTCGGACGGCACCAGCGCATCACAGGCCACGCTCGAGGCCGAGGACGTCGGAAAGACGATCCACTACTGCGGGCCGGTCGGCACGCACGACGCGATGACGGACGTGATCGTCCAGCGGGCCGAAACCGCGACCGAAAATCCGGACGTCGGGGAGGGCTTTGGCCTCTCGGTCGTCGGCCACGGTACCGACCGCAACGAGAACTCCGCGAAGGCTATCAAATACCACAGCGACCGAATCGCCGAGCGAGACCGCTTTGACGAGGTGAAGGCGCTGTTCATGGACGAGGAGCCGGAGGTCGACGACGTCACGGACTACTTCGAGAGCGACGACATCGTTGTCGTGCCCCTCTTCATCGCCGACGGCTACCACACGCAGGAAGACATTCCCGAAGATATGGGTCTAACCGAGGACTATCGACTCGGCTGGGACGTGCCGGCCGATGTTGACGGCCACCGGATCTGGTACACCGGTGCCGTCGGCACCGAGGATCTGCTGGCCGACGTCCTCCTCGAGCGGGCGGCCGACGCCGGAGCCGATATCGGCGACGCGCGCGAGGCGGTCCGCGAACTGGCCGCATCTGTCGCCGGAACCGGGGCCGATTCCGGACCCGAACGCGGGAGCGGGCGCGGGGGATTAGACGCGTGA
- a CDS encoding DR2241 family protein: MTVAADDLEALLDRASSGVALDGLRIDETDDGYNLEAGENRWPGLDEAALGRALESSDEYVTNWRYWQETVGGEGTARRAFLRWCERAPLADAEDQADAEATVDAPLGVPERYDALRDGIDREWGQLSITARFVDIDNPDGERVYDLWHVDDADSDLADLEVYDEPRDAREIATHDDDGRYRPLKTAPTLPAGWAFTGLSGDDLVDAVGFFYPATIANWHRERQGALDVDHWLETAERQTGIYDVIDELPREAVEWMTEACCVDSQCLRRREWEYEEGDDLDADGGDGPFPCREPCSLVIAAARKWAILESEEERTYELELTTSELNQLEELIDAVAEGRVDEIREADVNDGANRYRARYLRAKRFGEEGLEATKVDD, from the coding sequence GTGACGGTGGCGGCGGACGATCTCGAGGCGCTGCTCGACCGCGCGTCGTCGGGCGTCGCGTTGGACGGCCTCCGAATCGACGAGACGGACGACGGGTACAACCTCGAGGCGGGCGAGAACCGGTGGCCCGGCCTCGACGAGGCCGCGTTGGGGCGCGCCCTCGAGTCCAGCGACGAGTACGTCACGAACTGGCGCTACTGGCAGGAGACGGTCGGCGGGGAGGGGACCGCGCGACGCGCCTTCCTCCGGTGGTGCGAACGAGCGCCGCTCGCGGACGCCGAGGACCAAGCGGATGCGGAAGCCACGGTCGACGCGCCCCTCGGCGTCCCCGAACGGTATGACGCGCTTCGCGACGGTATCGACCGCGAGTGGGGCCAGCTGTCTATCACGGCCCGCTTCGTCGATATCGACAATCCCGACGGCGAGCGCGTCTACGACCTGTGGCACGTCGACGATGCCGACAGCGATCTCGCCGACCTCGAGGTCTACGACGAGCCGCGAGACGCGCGGGAGATCGCGACGCACGACGATGACGGCCGCTATCGGCCGCTGAAGACCGCCCCGACGCTCCCCGCCGGCTGGGCCTTTACCGGTCTCTCGGGCGACGACCTCGTCGACGCGGTCGGGTTCTTCTATCCGGCAACGATCGCCAACTGGCATCGAGAACGACAGGGAGCCCTCGACGTCGACCACTGGCTCGAGACCGCCGAGCGACAGACCGGGATCTACGACGTGATCGACGAACTCCCCCGCGAAGCCGTCGAGTGGATGACCGAGGCCTGCTGCGTCGACTCCCAGTGTCTCCGTCGGCGGGAGTGGGAGTACGAGGAGGGCGACGACCTCGACGCCGACGGCGGCGACGGCCCCTTCCCCTGCCGAGAGCCCTGCTCGCTCGTCATCGCGGCCGCTCGCAAGTGGGCCATCCTCGAGTCCGAGGAAGAGCGAACCTACGAGCTCGAGCTGACGACCAGCGAACTCAATCAGCTCGAGGAGCTGATCGACGCGGTCGCCGAGGGGCGGGTCGACGAGATCCGTGAGGCCGACGTCAACGACGGCGCGAACCGCTACCGGGCGCGGTACCTCCGGGCCAAGCGATTCGGCGAGGAGGGGCTCGAGGCGACGAAAGTAGACGACTGA
- a CDS encoding methytransferase partner Trm112 gives MKESLLDILCCPLDKHDLELEDAEYDDEEVIAGTLVCSECGEEYPIEDGIPNLLPPDMREETPA, from the coding sequence ATGAAGGAGTCGTTGCTGGACATTCTCTGCTGTCCGCTCGATAAACACGACCTGGAACTCGAAGACGCCGAGTACGACGACGAGGAAGTCATCGCCGGCACCCTCGTCTGTTCCGAGTGCGGCGAGGAGTATCCCATCGAGGACGGCATTCCGAACCTGCTGCCGCCGGACATGCGCGAGGAAACGCCGGCCTGA
- a CDS encoding adenylosuccinate synthase — protein MTVTIVGSQLGDEGKGGVVDLYGDAADVVARYQGGDNAGHTVVHDGTKYKLSLVPSGAVRGKIGVLGNGCVVNPETLFDEIDTLRERGLEPDVRVAERAHVILPYHRALDGIEEAEKEDLAAGTTKRGIGPTYEDKAGRRGVRVGDLLDPDVLRERLEYVVPQKKALAEEVFDKETGEEFDIDHLYETYREYGERLAEENMTVDCGTFLQERIDAGENVMLEGAQGTSLDIDHGVYPYVTSSNPTAGGATVGTGLGPTVVGDGEVIGIVKAYLSRVGTGPLPTELGGVEDQTPGYEDGEAQRASDEEELATYIRDEGGEYGTVTGRPRRVGWLDMPMLRHAARANGFTGLAVNHIDVLAGLETVEVGHSYEFDTAEQRSASNQNSGSSDDGEEIFTMPPTTEQWGRCEATFKSFDGWPEVDWAAVADDGYEAIPENARTYLEYIADELDTPVYAVGVGPGREETIVVENPYE, from the coding sequence ATGACCGTCACTATCGTCGGGTCGCAACTCGGCGACGAAGGCAAAGGTGGGGTCGTCGACCTCTACGGCGACGCCGCCGACGTCGTCGCCCGGTATCAGGGCGGCGACAACGCTGGCCACACCGTCGTTCACGACGGAACGAAGTACAAACTGTCGCTCGTGCCGTCGGGGGCCGTCCGCGGGAAGATCGGCGTCCTCGGCAACGGCTGCGTCGTCAACCCCGAGACGTTGTTCGACGAGATCGACACGCTGCGAGAGCGCGGCCTCGAGCCGGACGTTCGGGTCGCCGAGCGCGCCCATGTTATCCTCCCCTATCACCGCGCGCTCGACGGCATCGAGGAAGCGGAGAAGGAGGATCTCGCCGCCGGAACGACCAAACGCGGCATCGGCCCGACCTACGAGGACAAGGCCGGCCGCCGCGGCGTCCGCGTCGGCGACCTGCTCGACCCCGACGTGCTCCGCGAGCGCCTCGAGTACGTCGTCCCCCAGAAGAAAGCCCTCGCGGAGGAGGTCTTTGACAAGGAGACCGGCGAGGAGTTCGATATCGACCATCTCTACGAAACCTACCGGGAGTACGGCGAGCGCCTCGCCGAGGAGAACATGACCGTCGACTGCGGGACCTTCCTGCAAGAGCGGATCGACGCCGGCGAGAACGTCATGCTCGAGGGCGCGCAGGGAACCTCTCTCGATATCGACCACGGGGTCTACCCCTACGTCACCTCCTCGAATCCGACCGCGGGCGGCGCGACCGTCGGCACCGGCCTCGGCCCGACCGTCGTCGGCGACGGCGAGGTCATCGGCATCGTCAAGGCGTATCTCTCTCGAGTCGGGACCGGCCCGCTGCCGACCGAACTCGGCGGCGTCGAGGACCAGACGCCCGGCTACGAGGACGGCGAGGCGCAACGCGCCTCGGACGAGGAGGAACTCGCGACCTACATCCGCGACGAGGGTGGGGAGTACGGCACCGTTACCGGCCGCCCGCGGCGGGTCGGCTGGCTCGACATGCCGATGCTTCGCCACGCGGCCCGCGCGAACGGATTCACCGGGCTCGCGGTCAACCACATCGACGTGCTGGCGGGCCTCGAGACGGTCGAGGTCGGCCACAGCTACGAGTTCGACACCGCCGAGCAACGCTCGGCGAGCAATCAGAACTCGGGGAGTTCTGATGACGGTGAAGAAATCTTCACGATGCCGCCGACGACCGAACAGTGGGGGCGCTGTGAAGCCACGTTCAAATCGTTCGACGGCTGGCCCGAAGTCGACTGGGCCGCGGTCGCTGACGACGGCTACGAGGCCATCCCCGAGAACGCGCGGACCTACCTCGAGTACATCGCCGACGAACTCGACACGCCGGTCTACGCCGTCGGCGTCGGTCCCGGCCGCGAGGAGACCATCGTCGTCGAGAACCCGTACGAGTAG